ATCGCCAGTAGTAATAATTAAAGGTTTCCACTGCTGTTGCAACGCGGCAGGTAAATCTAGCATTAAATTGAGGTTAACATCGATGAAACGCGCGATATTATCCGCTCGTTCAATATAGCGATTTAACCAATAAATAGAATCAGCAACTCGACTCAAAAGCATAACAGTTAATTGTTGGTGAAACGTATGACCTTTAACATATCACCCGACTTCTAAAATGTTTGCTGTTAACTTTTCAGCCCTTTTGGTGAGGAAAGTGTTGTCAAAGTCCCGCTAAACTGAAGAGGCTCCACTACCAACACTCAGTTCAATGCCTCGTTGGTTCAATATTGCCGGACCGTGCAAACCTGAAAAGCACTATATGCTTCCCCCCACCAGTCGCTTACCCGACTTGGAAACCCTCATCGAACAGGAAAGTTATTTTGTCGTCCACGCACCGCGACAAACGGGAAAAACCACTGCTATGCTAGCGCTAGCCCAACAATTAACCGAAAGTGGCAACTCTGTAGCGGTGGTCGTTTCGGTAGAAGTAGGAAGTGCCTTTAACCCCAACCTCAGTGACGCAGAATTGGCAATTCTAGGGGCTTGGCAAAATTTAATTTCAGTCCGTTTACCCCAAGAATTGCAACCGAAAACTTGGGTTTACGAGCAACCCGCCGGACAAAGAATTCAAGCCAACTTAAAAGCTTGGGCGCAGGATTTATCCAAACCTTTGGTTTTATTTATCGATGAAATTGATTCCCTACAAGACCAAACGCTCATTTCAATCTTGCGACAATTACGCGATGGTTATTCGATTCGTCCCAATCACTTTCCGGCTTCGGTGGGGTTAATCGGTTTACGAGATGTGCGGGATTACAAAGTGGCATCGGGAGGGAGCGAGCGATTAAATACAGCGAGTCCCTTTAATATTAAAGTCAGTTCGATTACGCTGAGAAACTTTAATGCTTCTGAAGTAGCCGAACTTTACCAACAACATACTCGAGAGACGGGACAGGGGTTTAGCCCAGAAGCCACAGAAACCGCGTTCGATTTAACGCAAGGACAACCGTGGTTGGTAAATGCTTTAGCAAAAGAAGTGGTCGAAAAGCTGGTGAAAGACCGAAGCATTGAGATTACCAAGTTCCATATTTTAGAAGCCAAGGAAATCTTAATTGCCCGTCAAGATACCCATTTAGATAGTCTAGCCGAACGTTTGCGAGAACGGAGAGTTAAAGCGATTATCGAACCGATCTTATCCGGACAAGCCTTGGGGGATACTTCCAACGATGACCGTCAGTATTTAATCGATTTGGGATTATTGCGACGGAACCCGGCGGGAGGATTAATGATTGCCAATCCGATTTACCGCGAGGTGATTCCCCGGGTTTTAGTCCAAGGAACACAGGATAGTTTACCGCTGATTAGTCCGAGTTGGTTAACAAGGGAAGGAGAGTTAGATAAAGATGCTTTGTTAGCCGCGTTTATTAAGTTTTGGCGACAGCATGGGGAACCGTTGTTGGGGACGACAAGCTACCATTAAATTGCCCCTCACATTGTCTTGATGGCTTTCTTGCATCGCGTGGTGAATGGCGGTGGAACTTTGGAGCGGGAATATGCGATCGGTTCTGACCGAATGGATTTATGCTTGCGTTATGGCAGCGCGATCTTAGGAA
The sequence above is a segment of the Oscillatoria sp. FACHB-1406 genome. Coding sequences within it:
- a CDS encoding ATP-binding protein, giving the protein MPRWFNIAGPCKPEKHYMLPPTSRLPDLETLIEQESYFVVHAPRQTGKTTAMLALAQQLTESGNSVAVVVSVEVGSAFNPNLSDAELAILGAWQNLISVRLPQELQPKTWVYEQPAGQRIQANLKAWAQDLSKPLVLFIDEIDSLQDQTLISILRQLRDGYSIRPNHFPASVGLIGLRDVRDYKVASGGSERLNTASPFNIKVSSITLRNFNASEVAELYQQHTRETGQGFSPEATETAFDLTQGQPWLVNALAKEVVEKLVKDRSIEITKFHILEAKEILIARQDTHLDSLAERLRERRVKAIIEPILSGQALGDTSNDDRQYLIDLGLLRRNPAGGLMIANPIYREVIPRVLVQGTQDSLPLISPSWLTREGELDKDALLAAFIKFWRQHGEPLLGTTSYH